One window of the Candidatus Methylomirabilis lanthanidiphila genome contains the following:
- a CDS encoding single-stranded DNA-binding protein — MVSFNKVILLGNLTRDPELRHTPGGMTVCNFDLAVNRSFTTKGGERREEVCFITVVVWDKQAQTCAEFLSKGRQALVEGRLQQRSWDTPDGQKRSKYEVVAERVQFVGGRKDTALSEEEPPRSGEEEEVPF; from the coding sequence ATGGTGAGTTTCAATAAAGTCATTTTACTGGGGAATCTGACGCGGGATCCTGAGTTGCGGCATACGCCCGGCGGTATGACCGTGTGCAACTTCGATCTTGCGGTCAATCGCTCGTTTACGACGAAAGGCGGTGAGCGGCGAGAGGAGGTCTGCTTCATCACGGTAGTTGTGTGGGACAAGCAGGCACAGACCTGCGCCGAGTTTCTGAGTAAGGGGCGTCAGGCGCTCGTTGAGGGTCGGCTCCAGCAACGATCGTGGGACACGCCGGATGGGCAGAAACGAAGTAAATATGAGGTGGTAGCAGAGCGGGTACAATTTGTCGGTGGACGAAAGGATACAGCGCTCTCCGAAGAGGAGCCGCCTCGATCCGGCGAGGAAGAGGAGGTACCATTCTGA
- a CDS encoding 50S ribosomal protein L25 (General stress protein CTC), translating into MEQAVLKGQVRTQFGTGAAKRLRRQRLIPAIVYGGESGPTAVTINPLEMMKLLGGGGGENVLITLALDGDGERSRTVIVKGLQRDPVRGGPLHADFLEVSMQRKIKVQIPLRLTGEAVGVKLKGGLLEQHLREVTVECLPGAILSHIEVDISQLDLGHSIHVRELTIAGDIRVLDDPARPVVTVLIQRVVAEGAAAATEEKTAEPEVVGKKEAKEVKEGK; encoded by the coding sequence ATGGAACAAGCAGTGTTGAAAGGGCAGGTCCGTACGCAGTTCGGTACGGGGGCCGCGAAAAGGCTTCGGCGACAGCGGCTGATTCCGGCTATTGTGTATGGAGGCGAATCCGGGCCCACGGCGGTCACCATCAATCCCCTTGAGATGATGAAGCTGCTGGGGGGCGGAGGTGGCGAGAATGTCCTGATCACCCTCGCTTTGGATGGGGATGGTGAGCGATCGAGGACGGTCATTGTCAAGGGTTTGCAGCGGGACCCCGTACGAGGCGGGCCACTGCACGCCGATTTCCTCGAGGTCTCCATGCAGCGCAAGATCAAGGTCCAGATTCCGCTCAGGCTGACTGGGGAGGCTGTCGGGGTAAAACTCAAAGGAGGCCTGTTGGAGCAGCATCTACGCGAGGTCACTGTCGAGTGCCTGCCTGGAGCGATCCTCAGTCACATCGAGGTAGATATCAGTCAGCTTGATCTGGGCCACTCCATTCATGTCCGCGAGCTGACCATCGCGGGAGACATCAGGGTGCTTGACGACCCGGCAAGGCCTGTGGTGACGGTACTGATTCAACGGGTAGTGGCGGAAGGGGCTGCGGCTGCAACGGAGGAGAAAACGGCTGAGCCGGAGGTGGTCGGCAAGAAGGAAGCGAAAGAGGTCAAAGAAGGCAAGTAG
- a CDS encoding peptidyl-tRNA hydrolase gives MGLGNPGQEYERSRHNVGFWVVDTLADRLGVAVTRCRYRSLFARGLLHGSQVLLAKPLTFMNESGFSVSRWQQALRLEPGRIIVVHDDLDLPLSQLRVKAGGGDGGHRGVRSVVEAIGSSDFLRVRVGVGRPREGRDAATHVLESFDEREGEMMRGAVQRATDAVETLVQDGLDAAMNRYNVRGVRQACMA, from the coding sequence GTGGGCTTGGGCAATCCCGGTCAGGAGTATGAACGTAGTCGCCACAATGTCGGCTTTTGGGTTGTGGACACGTTGGCTGATCGGCTCGGCGTGGCGGTTACACGTTGTCGATACCGTTCGCTGTTTGCGAGAGGTCTCCTCCACGGGAGTCAGGTGTTGTTGGCGAAGCCCTTGACCTTCATGAACGAGAGCGGCTTCAGTGTTTCCAGGTGGCAACAGGCCTTACGGCTTGAGCCTGGTCGGATTATCGTGGTCCATGATGATCTGGATCTACCGCTGTCTCAGTTGCGGGTCAAGGCTGGCGGCGGCGATGGTGGGCACAGGGGTGTTCGCTCCGTCGTCGAGGCGATCGGCAGCTCTGACTTTCTGCGAGTCAGGGTAGGAGTCGGACGGCCTCGGGAAGGTCGGGATGCGGCGACCCATGTGCTCGAGTCATTCGATGAGCGTGAAGGCGAGATGATGCGAGGAGCGGTACAACGGGCGACCGACGCTGTGGAGACGCTGGTACAGGACGGTCTCGATGCAGCGATGAACCGGTATAACGTTCGAGGTGTTCGTCAGGCTTGTATGGCGTAA
- the ispE_1 gene encoding 4-diphosphocytidyl-2-C-methyl-D-erythritol kinase codes for MKQVTLTSPSKINLFLEVLGRRDDGYHEICSIVALTELCDTIILERRTSGITIRVRDPKVPSGPDNLCHRAADLLLRHSGIHGGVSIRIEKHIPVAGGMGGGSSNAAATLWGLNLLYDLGWPREELTSLGSELGSDVPLFFCRGAAFIRGRGERVEELAALTPRWLVIANPGMEISTASVYRRLRLPLTSEKAGFTMRGLVESGQVEAALSHCFNRLEDVVLEAYPPVANLKQRLLLLGASPVLVSGSGPTVFGVMREAKAAKRVASSLVESGIAAVACRTLEKNPLLTTER; via the coding sequence ATGAAACAGGTCACGCTGACGTCTCCTTCCAAGATCAATCTGTTTCTAGAGGTCCTCGGACGGCGAGACGATGGGTACCACGAAATCTGTTCAATCGTCGCGCTGACCGAACTGTGCGATACCATTATCCTGGAACGCCGAACGAGCGGGATTACCATCCGGGTCAGAGATCCCAAGGTCCCATCAGGGCCCGACAATCTGTGCCATCGGGCGGCCGATCTGTTGCTGCGACACAGTGGGATTCACGGTGGGGTAAGCATTCGGATCGAGAAGCATATCCCTGTAGCCGGTGGGATGGGCGGGGGGTCGAGCAACGCCGCGGCGACATTATGGGGGTTGAACCTGTTGTACGACCTGGGGTGGCCTCGCGAGGAGCTGACTAGCCTCGGGTCTGAGTTGGGTTCCGATGTGCCCCTGTTCTTTTGCCGGGGAGCCGCCTTTATACGAGGGCGAGGGGAGCGGGTAGAGGAGTTGGCTGCGCTGACGCCGCGATGGCTTGTGATTGCCAATCCCGGGATGGAAATCTCCACGGCGTCGGTCTACCGTCGGTTGAGATTGCCGTTGACATCTGAAAAAGCCGGGTTTACAATGCGGGGTTTAGTCGAGTCGGGTCAGGTAGAGGCGGCGCTGTCGCACTGCTTTAACCGACTGGAGGACGTTGTACTTGAGGCCTATCCCCCGGTCGCCAACCTCAAACAGCGGCTGTTGCTATTGGGGGCGAGCCCGGTCTTGGTCAGCGGGAGCGGGCCGACGGTCTTCGGCGTCATGCGAGAGGCTAAGGCGGCCAAGCGGGTTGCGTCAAGTTTAGTCGAGAGCGGAATTGCTGCGGTTGCCTGCCGCACCCTGGAGAAGAATCCTTTGTTGACGACGGAACGGTAG
- a CDS encoding 50S ribosomal protein L9, which yields MKIVLLERVEKVGSAGDQVEVADGYARNFLIPTRKAVAATSANMKSLNHLVRQNAEREEKLRRAAEMTAGRIAELHCVIARRAGEQDRLFGAVTNQDICAALAAQGLEMDRRKIVLQEPIKALGSYTIPIRLHPEVVGELRLTVEREEG from the coding sequence ATGAAGATCGTTCTCTTGGAGCGGGTGGAAAAAGTCGGCTCCGCTGGTGACCAGGTTGAGGTAGCGGACGGCTACGCTCGGAATTTCCTGATCCCGACGCGTAAGGCCGTCGCTGCAACCTCTGCCAACATGAAGTCGCTGAATCACCTGGTTCGACAGAATGCGGAGCGCGAGGAGAAGCTTCGTCGGGCGGCGGAGATGACGGCCGGCCGGATCGCGGAACTGCACTGCGTCATCGCGCGTCGAGCCGGCGAGCAGGATCGACTCTTCGGCGCCGTGACCAACCAGGATATCTGCGCCGCCCTGGCTGCCCAGGGATTGGAGATGGATCGCAGAAAGATCGTGCTGCAAGAACCGATCAAGGCGCTGGGCAGTTATACCATTCCCATCCGCCTGCATCCCGAGGTCGTTGGGGAACTTCGGCTTACTGTCGAGCGCGAAGAGGGCTGA
- a CDS encoding TPR domain-containing protein: MSMIGAGRVRQRLIVLLGLVVFGQGCATVQRGGESVMRGTAPAAAVASVAITAKQEEGKAEAYYRFMRSLLAEQAGDYQAAITWQKAALEVDPRSVAMHNVLASLYMKRGDVRGAISTAEDVLALDAKNLHAHLLLAAVYQSLHNLPVAERYLREAVDLDPSRIEIYLQLAVLYREAKRLNEAIAVYRRALDVDPGSLVLRYNLGRLYLEEGQPEQAGLIFREILERDSEFNPALMALGMSLEAQGRFDEARETYRRALDDDPRNGELRERVAHLLLRQKDLEGALVEYQRLLDQEPNNSSFKLRIAFIYYEKRVYDKAVGVFQDILRQEPGNHEVRYYLGLTLEDDKRPDEALDALAQIPKESPRYPDALFHRGYILSQKERYAEASDLLSMAGALKPNEGTIPYLLGLIYFQQKSYGQAIAQLERALGLEPSNAAYLYQLGSAFERSRQIDKAETVFRKLLVVDPKNADAYNYLGYMFADEGIRLDESVALVKKALELQPDNGAFVDSLGWAYFKKGMIDEALAELKRAVELTTKEDPTIFEHLGDVYFRKQMVPEAIREWERSLAIDSANEAVQRKLGKAREVLSREER, from the coding sequence ATGAGTATGATAGGGGCAGGACGGGTTCGACAACGGCTCATTGTCTTGTTGGGGCTGGTCGTATTCGGACAAGGGTGCGCGACCGTGCAGAGGGGCGGCGAATCGGTGATGAGGGGTACGGCGCCTGCGGCTGCCGTCGCTTCTGTGGCCATAACAGCCAAGCAGGAAGAGGGCAAGGCTGAGGCCTACTACCGATTTATGAGGAGCCTGCTGGCAGAACAGGCAGGAGATTATCAGGCAGCGATCACGTGGCAAAAGGCGGCGCTAGAGGTCGATCCTCGATCTGTTGCCATGCACAACGTTCTGGCCTCTCTGTATATGAAACGGGGCGATGTTCGGGGCGCAATCAGCACCGCAGAGGATGTGCTTGCCCTTGATGCGAAGAACCTTCACGCCCACCTGCTCCTGGCCGCGGTCTATCAGAGCCTCCATAATCTGCCGGTCGCCGAACGGTATCTTCGCGAGGCGGTCGATCTGGATCCCAGCCGAATCGAGATCTACCTGCAGCTTGCGGTTCTCTATCGGGAGGCCAAAAGACTGAATGAGGCGATTGCTGTGTACCGGAGAGCCCTGGACGTTGATCCCGGGTCACTGGTGCTTCGCTACAACCTGGGTCGTCTCTACCTGGAAGAAGGACAGCCGGAGCAGGCAGGCCTGATCTTTCGGGAGATCCTGGAGCGCGACTCCGAGTTCAACCCCGCGTTGATGGCGCTTGGGATGAGCCTTGAGGCCCAGGGGCGATTCGACGAGGCCAGGGAGACATATCGGCGTGCGCTTGACGACGATCCCAGAAATGGCGAGCTTCGGGAGCGTGTCGCTCATCTGCTGTTGAGGCAAAAGGACCTGGAGGGCGCTCTCGTTGAATATCAACGGCTGCTCGATCAGGAGCCGAACAACAGCTCATTCAAACTTCGGATCGCATTCATTTACTACGAAAAGAGAGTGTATGACAAGGCCGTTGGGGTCTTTCAGGACATCCTTCGACAGGAACCGGGCAACCATGAGGTCCGCTACTACCTGGGGCTGACCCTTGAGGATGACAAGCGCCCGGACGAGGCTCTCGACGCGCTGGCACAGATTCCCAAAGAGAGTCCACGTTATCCGGATGCGCTGTTCCACCGCGGGTATATTCTGAGCCAGAAGGAACGGTATGCCGAGGCTAGCGATCTGCTCTCAATGGCAGGCGCCCTCAAGCCGAACGAGGGCACCATTCCGTACCTGCTGGGTCTGATCTACTTTCAGCAAAAAAGCTATGGACAGGCCATCGCGCAACTTGAGCGCGCGCTCGGTCTGGAACCGAGCAATGCCGCCTACCTGTATCAACTCGGTTCGGCCTTTGAGCGCAGTCGTCAGATTGACAAGGCTGAAACGGTCTTTCGTAAGTTATTGGTTGTCGATCCGAAGAATGCCGACGCGTACAACTACCTGGGGTACATGTTCGCCGATGAGGGGATCAGGCTCGATGAGTCGGTGGCCCTGGTCAAGAAGGCGTTAGAGCTTCAGCCCGATAACGGGGCGTTTGTCGACAGCCTGGGTTGGGCCTATTTTAAGAAGGGGATGATCGACGAAGCCCTGGCGGAACTGAAGCGCGCCGTGGAACTCACCACGAAGGAGGATCCCACCATCTTTGAACACCTTGGGGACGTCTACTTTAGAAAGCAGATGGTTCCCGAGGCGATCAGGGAGTGGGAACGTTCGCTTGCCATCGATAGTGCGAACGAGGCCGTACAGCGCAAGCTCGGTAAGGCCAGGGAGGTGCTCTCTCGGGAGGAGAGGTGA
- a CDS encoding 30S ribosomal protein S18 has translation MLKKRRSFRRQKVCKWCVDKIEFVDFKDAKRLRNFITDRGKIIPRRISGNCAGHQRELGGAIKRARSIALLPFAADLL, from the coding sequence ATGCTGAAAAAGCGACGGAGCTTTCGACGGCAAAAGGTGTGCAAGTGGTGTGTCGATAAAATCGAGTTCGTCGATTTTAAGGACGCCAAACGGCTGAGGAACTTCATTACGGACCGAGGGAAGATTATTCCCCGGAGAATTTCTGGTAACTGCGCGGGTCATCAGCGCGAGTTGGGCGGGGCCATCAAGAGGGCCCGCAGTATCGCATTACTCCCCTTCGCCGCCGATCTGCTTTAA
- a CDS encoding replicative DNA helicase has translation MGQRSMRESTLDRRETAGERIPPQNLEAEMSVLGAVLQSSEAFMKCLEVLRPDQFYRDAHRKIFAAATVLFGRGEPVDLITITNELRRRGELDEVGSSAFLASLVDAVPTGANVAYHARIVRDKALMRQLINVATDIVGLGFADQEEADQVLEQAEQQIFELSEDRVRRAFLPLKLILKDTFEQVEKLYDRRTQVTGVPTGFEDLDMKTAGLQPSELIIIAGRPSMGKTSFALNIARNAAVDERIPVGVFSLEMSKEQVVQRLLSSEAEVDSNRIRTGWLRESDWPKLTNAAGHLSEAPIFIDDSAALSVIELRAKARRLKAEQNIGMVVIDYLQLISGRSRSENRQQEVSDICRSLKAMAKELKVPVVALSQLARRTEERERPQLSDLRESGAIEQDSDVVVFLYRPSYYQARKAGAPDPERDTKTEIIIAKQRNGPTGTVELAFLREYVKFGPLDLVHQEPDETEEM, from the coding sequence GTGGGGCAACGTAGCATGCGGGAGTCGACCCTGGATCGGCGTGAGACGGCCGGAGAGCGGATTCCGCCGCAGAACCTGGAGGCCGAGATGTCGGTCCTTGGGGCGGTCCTGCAGAGCAGCGAGGCCTTCATGAAGTGTCTTGAGGTGCTGCGGCCCGACCAGTTCTATCGGGACGCGCATCGCAAGATCTTCGCCGCAGCGACCGTCCTGTTCGGCCGCGGTGAGCCGGTCGATCTCATTACAATCACCAATGAGCTGCGTCGTCGAGGCGAACTCGACGAGGTAGGTTCCTCGGCGTTCCTTGCCTCATTGGTCGATGCGGTCCCCACCGGCGCAAACGTTGCCTACCACGCGCGGATCGTCCGCGACAAGGCGCTCATGCGCCAGTTGATCAATGTGGCCACCGATATTGTCGGGCTCGGTTTCGCCGATCAGGAGGAGGCGGACCAGGTGCTTGAGCAGGCCGAGCAGCAGATCTTCGAGTTGTCGGAGGACCGTGTACGGCGCGCCTTCCTGCCGTTGAAGTTGATTTTGAAGGATACGTTTGAACAGGTGGAGAAGCTGTACGACCGCAGGACACAGGTCACCGGGGTCCCTACGGGGTTCGAAGATCTTGATATGAAAACGGCCGGTCTGCAGCCGTCGGAGCTGATCATCATCGCGGGCCGTCCCTCGATGGGGAAGACGAGTTTTGCCCTCAATATCGCGAGAAACGCCGCCGTCGATGAGCGGATACCGGTCGGCGTCTTCAGTCTGGAGATGTCGAAGGAACAGGTCGTCCAGCGACTACTCTCCTCGGAAGCCGAGGTCGACTCCAACCGTATCAGGACAGGGTGGCTGCGCGAGAGCGACTGGCCGAAGCTGACCAATGCGGCCGGTCACCTTTCAGAGGCGCCCATCTTTATTGACGACTCGGCCGCCCTCTCAGTTATTGAGCTTCGGGCGAAGGCGAGGAGACTGAAGGCCGAGCAGAACATTGGGATGGTGGTCATCGACTATCTCCAGCTCATCTCGGGTCGTTCCAGATCCGAGAATCGGCAGCAGGAGGTGTCGGACATCTGCCGGTCCCTGAAGGCGATGGCGAAAGAGTTGAAGGTTCCGGTCGTGGCGTTGTCGCAGCTCGCGCGGCGAACCGAGGAGCGAGAGCGCCCGCAGCTCTCGGATCTTCGGGAATCCGGAGCCATTGAACAGGACTCGGATGTCGTCGTCTTCCTGTATCGGCCCAGCTACTATCAGGCGAGAAAAGCCGGCGCCCCTGATCCGGAGCGGGATACCAAGACCGAGATCATCATCGCCAAGCAACGGAACGGCCCGACCGGGACCGTCGAGTTGGCCTTCCTGAGGGAATACGTCAAGTTCGGGCCGCTTGATCTCGTCCATCAAGAGCCGGATGAAACGGAGGAGATGTGA
- a CDS encoding DNA repair protein RadA codes for MAKAQSHYLCQSCGYQTARWMGRCPDCGEWASLLEERVTGERHGARRNEAPSGSSRATPITAVDSLALGRMSTGLTELDRVLGGGIVPGSFVLVSGDPGIGKSTLLLQASMQIALRDGVVLYVSGEESLQQTRSRASRLGPLSDRLLLLAETSLQIILDQADQIRPTILVIDSIQTIVSDELESPSGSLSQVREAAVRLMTLAKEKGISTVIIGHITKDGAIAGPKAMEHLVDAVVFIEGEGHQIHRLLRAVKNRFGPTPEIGVLEMTSSGLRELANPSEVFLSQRPSGAPGSVVIPTLEGSRPLLVELQALVAAPSAPVSRRVFNGVDSNRGILLLAILEKRLGLALSACDVYVNVVGGVRVGETAADLGIAAAVLSSARNLPLDPGLCVFGEVGLAGEVRAVPMAERRLDEAARLGLSHCLMSRHNLCRTMPDFSSLRVSGLSTVEELTERLERW; via the coding sequence ATGGCTAAAGCACAGAGCCATTACCTCTGCCAGAGCTGCGGGTATCAGACCGCTCGCTGGATGGGTCGCTGCCCTGATTGCGGGGAGTGGGCGAGCCTGTTAGAGGAGCGCGTCACGGGTGAGCGGCATGGTGCCCGTCGTAACGAGGCGCCCTCAGGGTCATCCCGCGCGACGCCGATCACCGCCGTCGATAGCTTGGCGCTCGGCCGGATGAGCACCGGTCTGACCGAGTTGGATCGTGTGCTGGGCGGGGGAATCGTTCCCGGCTCGTTTGTGCTCGTGAGTGGTGATCCCGGGATTGGCAAGTCGACCCTGCTCCTCCAGGCGTCGATGCAGATCGCGCTGAGGGATGGGGTCGTTCTGTATGTCTCCGGCGAGGAATCGCTTCAGCAGACTCGATCCAGGGCAAGCAGGCTGGGTCCACTCTCAGATCGACTGCTGCTCCTCGCTGAAACCTCTCTCCAAATCATTCTGGATCAGGCAGACCAGATCCGGCCGACCATCCTGGTCATAGATTCTATTCAGACCATCGTCTCTGACGAACTGGAGTCCCCCTCAGGCAGTCTCAGTCAGGTGCGCGAAGCGGCCGTTCGGCTGATGACGCTTGCGAAAGAAAAGGGGATCAGTACCGTCATCATCGGGCATATCACAAAGGACGGGGCCATTGCGGGTCCGAAGGCGATGGAGCACTTGGTCGATGCGGTCGTCTTTATAGAAGGGGAGGGACATCAGATTCATCGGCTGCTGCGAGCCGTAAAGAACCGCTTTGGCCCTACGCCGGAGATTGGCGTACTCGAGATGACGTCGTCCGGCCTGCGGGAGCTTGCCAACCCGTCCGAGGTATTTCTCTCGCAGCGTCCGTCGGGCGCGCCCGGCTCGGTCGTCATCCCAACCTTGGAGGGGAGTCGGCCGTTACTTGTGGAGTTGCAAGCGTTGGTGGCGGCGCCAAGCGCCCCGGTCTCCAGGCGTGTGTTCAATGGCGTGGACAGCAACCGGGGCATCCTGTTGTTGGCTATCCTGGAAAAGCGGCTTGGCCTGGCGCTCAGCGCGTGCGATGTCTATGTCAACGTTGTCGGGGGTGTGAGGGTAGGGGAGACCGCTGCTGATCTTGGTATAGCCGCAGCAGTCCTGTCAAGCGCCAGAAACCTTCCGCTGGATCCCGGACTGTGTGTGTTCGGCGAGGTCGGTTTAGCGGGCGAGGTGCGGGCTGTACCGATGGCGGAGCGACGGCTCGACGAGGCCGCCCGACTGGGATTATCGCATTGTCTGATGTCCCGACATAACCTGTGCCGAACCATGCCTGACTTTTCCTCTTTACGGGTGAGCGGACTGAGTACGGTGGAGGAGTTGACTGAGAGATTGGAGAGATGGTAG
- a CDS encoding ribose-phosphate pyrophosphokinase — MADRLILFSGNANPALSQEIADYLDTPLGDAEVTRFADDEILVQIFENVRGADVFVIQPTCRPVNENLMELLVIIDALKRASAWRITAVMPYYGYGRQDRKVQPRVPITAKLVADLLTAAGVHRVLTMDLHAGQIQGFFTTPVDHLYAAPVLLRFFEERRLRDAVVVSPDAGGVERARAFAKRLGSPLAFIDKRRTGPNEAKVMNIVGDVDGRDVIIVDDMIDTAGTLTQAVPALLEKGAKRIFAGCTHPVLSGPAVERIDGSVLEEVVVTNTIPLPKGSTYKKLTVLSVAPLLGEAIRRIHKEESVSSLFV, encoded by the coding sequence ATGGCTGATCGATTAATCCTTTTCTCCGGTAACGCCAATCCGGCGTTGTCGCAGGAGATTGCGGACTACCTCGATACCCCGCTGGGCGACGCCGAGGTTACGCGCTTTGCTGACGACGAGATCCTGGTGCAGATTTTCGAAAATGTCAGAGGGGCCGACGTCTTTGTGATCCAGCCTACGTGCCGACCTGTCAACGAAAACCTGATGGAACTGTTGGTGATCATCGATGCGTTAAAGCGGGCGTCGGCGTGGCGGATCACAGCCGTCATGCCGTACTACGGCTACGGGCGGCAGGATCGCAAGGTTCAGCCTCGCGTCCCGATCACCGCGAAGCTGGTGGCCGACCTGTTGACGGCGGCTGGGGTGCATCGGGTGTTGACGATGGATCTTCATGCCGGACAGATTCAGGGTTTCTTCACGACCCCCGTCGATCATCTGTATGCGGCCCCGGTCTTATTGCGGTTTTTCGAGGAACGAAGGTTGCGGGATGCGGTAGTCGTCTCCCCGGACGCGGGCGGCGTGGAACGAGCCCGCGCATTTGCGAAGCGTCTGGGGAGCCCGCTGGCGTTTATCGACAAGCGGCGGACAGGTCCCAATGAGGCGAAGGTCATGAATATTGTCGGAGACGTCGACGGACGGGACGTGATCATCGTGGACGACATGATCGACACGGCAGGAACCCTCACGCAGGCGGTCCCGGCGCTCCTCGAAAAAGGCGCGAAGCGAATCTTTGCGGGTTGTACACATCCGGTTCTTTCCGGCCCGGCGGTGGAGCGGATCGATGGATCGGTGCTCGAAGAGGTGGTCGTGACGAATACCATCCCCCTTCCCAAGGGCAGCACGTATAAAAAGCTGACGGTCCTCTCGGTGGCGCCTCTTTTAGGAGAGGCAATCCGCCGCATCCACAAAGAGGAATCGGTCAGCAGTCTGTTTGTCTGA
- a CDS encoding CarD family transcriptional regulator, with the protein MYSTGTKVVYPTHGVGWIEAIEKKEVGDGLQPFYVVRIIGNGMTILVPTKNAQRVGLRAVIEPSEIPKVLAILQKNDLEISSNWNRRFKDNLERIRTGSVFEVALVLRKLVLLQQERSLSFGEKTMLENVRRLIVSEISHASGIDQERARALVEQATNHR; encoded by the coding sequence ATGTATAGCACAGGGACAAAAGTAGTGTATCCCACCCACGGCGTCGGGTGGATTGAGGCCATTGAAAAAAAAGAAGTTGGAGATGGACTTCAGCCATTCTACGTAGTTCGTATCATTGGGAACGGAATGACGATTCTGGTTCCCACAAAGAACGCGCAGCGGGTCGGGCTTCGAGCGGTCATCGAACCGTCGGAGATCCCGAAGGTGCTGGCGATTTTACAAAAGAATGACCTGGAGATCAGTTCAAATTGGAATCGCAGATTTAAGGATAACTTAGAGCGAATCAGGACGGGATCGGTGTTTGAGGTGGCGCTAGTGTTGCGAAAGTTGGTTCTGCTTCAGCAGGAACGCAGCCTGTCGTTCGGCGAAAAGACGATGCTGGAGAATGTCCGGAGGTTGATTGTCAGCGAGATTTCGCATGCCTCCGGGATTGACCAGGAGAGAGCAAGAGCGCTTGTCGAGCAGGCGACTAACCACA
- the rpsF gene encoding 30S ribosomal protein S6, translated as MTRYEVIMILDPALTEDGVEAGIGGVREIVVKKGGQVLEVQKWGKKRLAYEVKKRREGQYVLMKVEGMGGVVADLDRHFRITEAVLKGTVVRAEEPRRGRFKAKSHATLEGSTVTTTQEVGDGEFQ; from the coding sequence GTGACCCGGTATGAGGTGATTATGATCCTGGACCCGGCCCTTACGGAGGACGGTGTTGAGGCAGGGATCGGCGGAGTTCGCGAGATCGTCGTCAAGAAAGGTGGACAGGTGCTGGAGGTCCAGAAGTGGGGAAAAAAGCGACTCGCCTATGAGGTAAAAAAACGGCGGGAAGGCCAGTACGTCCTGATGAAGGTGGAGGGTATGGGCGGAGTTGTGGCCGATCTCGATCGACATTTTCGGATCACTGAGGCTGTTCTTAAAGGAACGGTCGTCAGGGCTGAGGAACCTCGGAGAGGACGCTTTAAGGCAAAGTCGCACGCCACGCTTGAGGGTAGTACCGTGACAACTACCCAGGAGGTGGGGGATGGTGAGTTTCAATAA